Proteins from one bacterium genomic window:
- the glmS gene encoding glutamine--fructose-6-phosphate transaminase (isomerizing), which translates to MCGIVGYVGSEKSAQEVLVDGLRRLEYRGYDSAGVAIFDGNELAVRRAVGKLVNLDTALHQEPLAGSVGIGHTRWATHGKPSEANAHPQRAGSVAIVHNGIVENYQELRDALKAEGREILSDTDTEVVAHLIDQRVEAGSDLLTAVREVAEKLVGSYALGVVSTADPDSVVVAKNGGSPIILGVGQGESFLASDIPAILPYTREMIFLQDAEFAVLSREGVQVVDAQGHLVEREPQRIAWDPVSAEKGGFDHFMQKEIFEQPRAIRDTIGTRVRDDLEIDLDGIDLSSDKVKKIERIVLVACGTAYYASLVGKYLIEQVAGIPAEVDLASEYRYRRPIIDQGCLMVPVSQSGETADTLAALREGKERGAWVLSVCNTRESTIARESHDVLYTQAGPEIGVASTKCFTTQFIALYLLALKLGISKKTLSGERLEKAVDELRRLPRIIEETLQLDDQIKVVAGRYFRATNFLFLGRGVMYPIALEGALKLKEISYIHAEGYAAGEMKHGPIALIDENMPVVVMANQGSVYEKVMSNLDQVRARDGQVIAIASVGDDAIDAKADAVIRIPELGDYLTALIATIPVQLLAYHIATLKGTDVDQPRNLAKSVTVE; encoded by the coding sequence ATGTGTGGAATCGTCGGGTACGTCGGATCGGAAAAGAGCGCTCAGGAGGTGCTGGTCGACGGTCTTCGCCGTCTCGAATATCGCGGCTACGACTCCGCGGGTGTCGCCATCTTCGATGGCAATGAGCTCGCCGTACGCCGTGCGGTCGGGAAACTCGTCAACCTCGATACCGCGCTCCACCAGGAACCCCTGGCGGGTTCCGTCGGCATCGGCCACACGCGCTGGGCCACCCATGGCAAGCCTTCCGAGGCCAATGCTCATCCTCAGCGGGCTGGATCGGTGGCGATCGTCCACAACGGAATCGTCGAGAACTACCAGGAGTTGCGCGACGCCCTCAAGGCCGAGGGCCGCGAGATCCTCTCGGATACGGATACGGAGGTCGTTGCTCATCTGATCGATCAGCGGGTGGAGGCGGGCAGCGATCTCTTGACGGCGGTGCGTGAGGTCGCGGAGAAGCTCGTCGGCTCCTACGCCCTCGGTGTGGTCTCGACTGCGGATCCGGATTCGGTCGTCGTGGCGAAGAATGGTGGTAGCCCCATCATCCTCGGCGTCGGCCAGGGCGAGTCATTCCTGGCAAGCGATATTCCGGCCATCCTTCCCTACACGCGGGAGATGATCTTCCTGCAGGATGCGGAGTTTGCCGTGCTCTCCCGCGAGGGTGTGCAGGTGGTCGACGCCCAGGGGCATCTCGTCGAGCGGGAGCCCCAGCGCATCGCCTGGGATCCGGTCTCGGCGGAGAAGGGTGGCTTCGATCACTTCATGCAGAAGGAGATCTTCGAACAGCCTCGGGCGATTCGCGACACGATCGGTACGCGCGTGCGGGATGATCTCGAGATCGATCTCGACGGGATCGACCTTTCCTCGGACAAGGTCAAAAAGATCGAGCGCATCGTTCTGGTCGCTTGTGGAACGGCCTACTATGCGTCACTGGTCGGTAAGTACCTGATCGAGCAGGTTGCGGGCATCCCCGCCGAGGTCGATCTGGCCAGCGAGTATCGCTACCGCAGGCCGATCATCGACCAGGGCTGTTTGATGGTGCCCGTCTCCCAATCCGGGGAGACCGCCGACACCCTGGCGGCGCTTCGCGAGGGCAAGGAACGCGGTGCGTGGGTCCTCTCTGTTTGCAATACCCGCGAATCGACGATCGCCCGGGAGAGCCACGATGTGCTCTATACCCAGGCGGGGCCCGAAATCGGCGTTGCATCGACGAAATGTTTCACGACCCAGTTCATTGCGCTCTACCTGCTGGCCCTGAAGCTCGGGATCTCCAAGAAGACGCTGAGTGGCGAGCGGCTCGAGAAGGCGGTCGACGAATTGCGTCGGCTGCCCCGCATCATCGAGGAGACGCTGCAACTCGACGATCAGATCAAGGTGGTCGCCGGGCGCTATTTCCGTGCGACCAATTTCCTGTTCCTGGGTCGCGGTGTCATGTATCCGATTGCTCTCGAGGGCGCGCTGAAGCTCAAGGAGATTTCCTACATCCACGCCGAGGGTTATGCCGCTGGCGAGATGAAGCATGGTCCCATCGCATTAATCGACGAGAACATGCCTGTGGTCGTGATGGCGAATCAGGGTTCGGTGTACGAGAAGGTGATGTCGAACCTCGATCAGGTGCGCGCGCGGGATGGCCAGGTGATCGCAATCGCCTCGGTGGGCGACGACGCCATCGACGCGAAGGCCGACGCCGTGATCCGCATTCCGGAGCTCGGTGACTACCTGACGGCGCTGATTGCGACGATTCCGGTGCAGCTGCTCGCCTATCATATTGCGACGCTGAAAGGCACCGACGTCGACCAACCGCGCAATCTGGCCAAGAGCGTCACTGTCGAGTAA
- the glmU gene encoding UDP-N-acetylglucosamine diphosphorylase/glucosamine-1-phosphate N-acetyltransferase, with product MPESDGNLAVLVLAAGQGTRMKSARSKVLHEVAGRPMLDYPLGVAEALAPEHLIAVIGRDAEQVEEAFAGRATFVLQAEQRGTAHAVQTAMPLLGDFGGDVLILYGDTPLLRAESIARMVELKEETGSPLAMLTSPEPLPGLIVRDAEGKVERIVEITDATPDELKIQEGNTGVYLVDSEFLAKALSQLDDRNQQGELYLTDIVAVARSAGHPVEALRLEDADEAMGVNDRAQLARASAVQRRRNAERLMAGGVTFIDPDASYVDTGVEIGADSLIEPGVVITGPTTIGADCHIKPHCVIESSRIGDACVIGPSAHVRPGSTLARGVRLGNYVEIKNSDLGEGVKADHLSYIGDADVGPGSAFGCGSITVNYDWTDKHRTTVGERVRIGCNVNLVAPLTLEDDAFVAAGTTVTKTVATDALAVSTGRQRNLDGWGARRRAKLGTQDKD from the coding sequence ATGCCCGAATCGGACGGAAATCTCGCCGTGCTGGTATTGGCCGCCGGCCAGGGCACGCGAATGAAATCGGCTCGGAGCAAGGTGCTTCACGAAGTCGCCGGACGGCCGATGCTCGACTACCCGCTCGGCGTGGCGGAAGCACTGGCACCTGAGCATCTGATCGCCGTGATCGGCCGCGATGCTGAACAAGTCGAAGAAGCCTTCGCCGGCCGCGCCACCTTCGTCTTGCAGGCCGAGCAACGGGGCACCGCCCATGCTGTGCAAACCGCGATGCCACTGCTGGGGGATTTCGGCGGAGACGTCCTGATCCTCTACGGCGATACGCCTTTGCTTCGGGCGGAGAGCATTGCCCGCATGGTCGAGCTGAAAGAGGAGACCGGCTCGCCCCTGGCCATGCTCACCTCCCCGGAGCCGCTCCCCGGGCTGATCGTTCGCGATGCGGAAGGCAAGGTCGAGCGCATCGTCGAGATCACCGACGCCACACCCGACGAGCTGAAGATCCAGGAGGGAAATACGGGCGTCTATCTGGTGGATTCGGAGTTCCTGGCCAAGGCGCTCTCCCAGCTCGACGATCGCAACCAGCAAGGTGAATTGTATTTGACGGATATCGTCGCTGTGGCGCGTTCCGCGGGGCATCCCGTCGAAGCGCTGCGGCTCGAAGATGCCGATGAAGCCATGGGCGTGAACGACAGGGCCCAGCTGGCCCGGGCTTCGGCAGTGCAGCGCCGCCGCAACGCGGAGCGCTTGATGGCGGGCGGCGTCACGTTCATCGATCCCGATGCAAGCTATGTCGATACCGGGGTGGAAATCGGGGCGGATAGCCTGATCGAGCCCGGCGTCGTCATCACGGGCCCGACGACGATCGGCGCCGATTGCCATATCAAGCCCCATTGCGTGATCGAATCCAGCCGCATCGGTGACGCGTGCGTGATCGGGCCGAGCGCTCATGTGCGACCGGGCTCGACCCTCGCCCGTGGCGTGCGCCTCGGGAACTATGTCGAAATCAAGAACAGCGATCTCGGCGAGGGCGTGAAGGCTGACCACCTGTCCTACATCGGAGACGCGGATGTCGGACCCGGATCCGCGTTCGGCTGCGGCTCGATCACCGTCAACTACGACTGGACGGACAAGCATCGAACGACGGTGGGTGAGAGGGTGCGCATCGGCTGCAACGTCAACCTGGTCGCGCCGCTCACGCTCGAAGACGATGCCTTCGTGGCTGCGGGCACGACCGTGACGAAGACCGTGGCAACCGACGCCTTGGCCGTATCGACCGGGCGCCAGAGGAATCTGGACGGCTGGGGCGCACGCCGTCGCGCCAAGCTGGGAACCCAAGACAAGGATTAG
- the hflX gene encoding GTPase HflX, whose protein sequence is MAGWKTLSYPLRDSPLQPSRGKPIRLFGNSHGLKANQVKRLERLGQRSVPADRLVSQELARELTEISREIRRQTGVLVDRRGDVTHVMVGAPTSIEMPEWGRMRAGSGRLRGLRCIHTHLGQEGLTRDDLTDLAVLRFDAMISIRAQEDGLPGLAYTAALMPENDEGDGIQELDPAVPAQLDLDFQDWIRALEEELARTTRTRKVGDGERAILVVVTAGRTREDSDYSTEELRELARSAGVEVIDVMVQNRRRPDPKTVVGAGKLQDLLIRCFQSDVDLVIFDDDLTAAQARNLADRLELRVIDRTQLILDIFAQHAKTRDGKLQVELAQLKYLLPRLTQRDTSLSRLGGGIGGRGPGEQKLEIDRRRVRERVARLERDLKSLQRQREHRRSRRTRRGLPVLSIVGYTNAGKSTLLRALTQKDVHIEDKMFATLDPASRRLRFPRDQEVIITDTVGFIRDLPPDLVAAFKATLEELREAKLFLHVVDASNPDIERHMKAVRGVLADIGLDTTPELLVFNKIDRLPAGDGAQLAANYDAVPVSALHRTGLAELLEQAEEIMAVPVAVELDEPFLARGGGR, encoded by the coding sequence ATGGCGGGCTGGAAAACCCTCTCTTACCCTTTGCGCGACTCCCCGCTGCAGCCCTCCCGAGGAAAACCCATCCGCCTCTTCGGCAACAGCCACGGCCTCAAGGCGAACCAGGTGAAGCGGCTCGAGCGTCTGGGACAACGAAGTGTCCCCGCCGACCGTCTGGTGAGCCAGGAACTGGCCCGCGAACTGACCGAAATCTCCCGCGAGATCCGGCGCCAGACCGGTGTGCTCGTGGATCGCCGGGGCGACGTGACCCACGTGATGGTCGGTGCGCCCACGAGTATCGAAATGCCGGAGTGGGGCCGCATGCGCGCCGGTTCCGGGCGGCTGCGGGGCCTGCGCTGCATCCACACCCATCTGGGCCAGGAAGGCCTGACCCGCGACGATCTGACCGACCTCGCGGTACTGCGTTTCGACGCCATGATCAGCATCCGAGCCCAGGAAGACGGGCTGCCCGGCCTGGCGTACACCGCCGCGCTGATGCCGGAGAACGATGAGGGCGACGGCATCCAGGAGCTCGATCCGGCGGTACCGGCCCAGCTGGATCTCGATTTCCAGGATTGGATTCGGGCGCTGGAAGAAGAGCTGGCGCGGACCACGCGAACCCGCAAGGTCGGCGATGGAGAGCGCGCCATCCTGGTCGTCGTCACGGCCGGGCGCACCCGTGAAGATTCCGACTACTCGACCGAGGAGTTGCGCGAGCTCGCGCGCTCCGCCGGTGTCGAGGTCATCGACGTGATGGTGCAGAACCGGAGGCGACCGGATCCGAAAACCGTGGTCGGCGCCGGGAAGCTCCAGGACCTGCTGATCCGCTGCTTCCAATCCGACGTCGACCTGGTGATCTTCGACGACGATCTCACTGCGGCTCAGGCCAGGAATCTGGCCGATCGCCTCGAGCTTCGGGTCATCGACCGCACCCAGCTGATCCTCGATATCTTCGCCCAGCACGCCAAGACCCGGGACGGCAAGCTGCAGGTCGAGCTGGCCCAGCTGAAATACCTCCTGCCGCGGCTCACCCAACGGGATACGTCTCTCTCGAGGCTCGGCGGCGGGATCGGCGGGCGTGGCCCCGGCGAGCAGAAGCTCGAGATCGACCGACGTCGTGTCCGCGAACGGGTCGCCCGGCTGGAACGCGATCTGAAGAGCCTCCAGCGCCAGCGGGAGCATCGCCGCTCCCGGCGCACACGGCGCGGCCTGCCCGTCCTCTCGATCGTCGGCTACACGAACGCCGGCAAGAGCACCCTGCTGCGGGCCCTGACCCAGAAGGACGTGCACATCGAGGACAAGATGTTCGCGACGCTCGATCCGGCCTCCCGGCGGTTGCGCTTCCCGCGCGATCAGGAGGTGATCATCACCGATACGGTGGGCTTCATCCGGGATCTGCCGCCGGATCTGGTCGCCGCCTTCAAGGCCACTCTCGAAGAACTGCGCGAAGCCAAGCTCTTCCTGCATGTGGTCGACGCTTCGAATCCGGATATCGAGCGGCACATGAAAGCCGTGCGCGGCGTGCTCGCCGACATCGGCCTCGACACGACACCGGAGTTGCTCGTCTTCAACAAGATCGATCGCCTCCCGGCCGGCGACGGCGCCCAGCTGGCCGCGAATTACGACGCAGTGCCAGTTTCCGCGCTGCACCGCACCGGCCTGGCCGAGTTGTTGGAGCAGGCGGAAGAGATCATGGCCGTGCCGGTTGCGGTCGAGTTGGATGAACCATTCTTGGCTCGCGGGGGGGGACGATGA
- a CDS encoding ketoacyl-ACP synthase III — MTIRTKIAGTGMYLPDRVVTNKDLEELMDTSDEWIRQRSGIVERRYIGEGQLPADLAEAAARQALEAAKLEADQIDCIVLATLSPQADFPGTSFFLQERLGGTVPCFDLRAQCSGFLCSLTVARSLVVSGQYQRVLVVGCEVHSTGLDFSTAGRDVTVLFGDGAGAVIVEANTDEDDRSDILEMRLHAEGKYAKKLWLEAPGTGFPGRITQELMDRGAHFPSMQGKFVFKHAVTRMPQVLRETLDAASVKIDDVALFLFHQANLRINEYVANQLEIPAEKLRNNIQRYGNCSAASIPILLAEAEREGALKRGDLVSLTGFGSGFSWGSAVIRW, encoded by the coding sequence ATGACGATACGTACGAAGATTGCGGGGACGGGGATGTACCTCCCGGATCGCGTCGTGACGAACAAGGATCTCGAAGAGCTCATGGACACGAGCGACGAGTGGATCCGCCAGCGCTCGGGGATCGTCGAGCGCCGCTACATCGGTGAGGGCCAACTTCCGGCCGATCTGGCGGAAGCGGCAGCCCGGCAGGCACTCGAAGCTGCGAAGCTCGAGGCCGACCAGATCGATTGCATCGTGCTGGCGACACTCTCGCCCCAAGCCGATTTCCCGGGCACGTCGTTCTTCTTGCAGGAGAGGCTCGGCGGCACCGTGCCGTGCTTCGATCTCCGGGCCCAATGCAGCGGGTTCCTCTGCAGTCTCACGGTGGCGCGTAGCCTGGTGGTCTCGGGCCAGTACCAGCGTGTCCTGGTGGTGGGCTGCGAAGTGCACTCGACGGGCCTCGATTTTTCCACCGCGGGGCGTGATGTCACCGTGTTGTTTGGCGACGGCGCCGGCGCAGTGATCGTCGAAGCCAATACCGACGAGGACGATCGCTCGGACATTCTCGAAATGCGACTGCATGCCGAGGGGAAGTACGCCAAGAAGCTGTGGCTCGAAGCACCGGGCACGGGCTTTCCCGGTCGAATCACCCAGGAGCTGATGGATCGAGGCGCCCACTTTCCGAGCATGCAGGGGAAGTTCGTCTTCAAGCACGCGGTCACACGCATGCCCCAGGTGCTTCGCGAGACCCTCGACGCAGCCAGCGTGAAGATCGACGACGTGGCCCTCTTCCTCTTTCACCAGGCCAATCTGCGCATCAACGAGTACGTCGCGAACCAACTGGAAATCCCGGCGGAGAAGCTGCGAAACAACATCCAGCGTTACGGCAACTGCTCGGCCGCCTCCATCCCGATCCTGCTGGCCGAGGCCGAACGAGAAGGGGCCCTGAAGCGAGGCGACCTGGTCTCCCTGACGGGATTCGGCTCGGGTTTCAGCTGGGGAAGCGCCGTCATTCGCTGGTGA